From one Culex quinquefasciatus strain JHB chromosome 3, VPISU_Cqui_1.0_pri_paternal, whole genome shotgun sequence genomic stretch:
- the LOC6042816 gene encoding E3 ubiquitin-protein ligase ZNF598, with protein sequence MANYHQHHRERRGGGGGGGGGGHRHYRNNHSGANGGGHNQQQQQQQQQQPPSAKRSSPSESSTSEANDSTCVVCFKPILIYAIGECDHLCCFECSARIRVLCRQNDCPICRRDLAKVIFAKTMAPYRELDVRNRSGLYDKKYRICFTDGDVQQAFFELLDNKCPRCDEKNFPKFDQLREHVRKRHELFYCDICTEHLKIFSSERRCYSRQELALHRRVGDPDNVGHRGHPLCEYCDKRFLDKDELFRHLRKEHFFCHFCDADGANHFYGDYDTLRDHFRQEHYLCEEGECEQEQFTAVFRSEIDLRAHRASAHGKSMNKLANKQTRTLELEFSYAPRHREGAGGPGAGSGPGGGGSGRGRGGPREGGGGGGRGGHAGGHDNQREFDAFVGDLGMMTQHAPKRIDASSEQDFPTLGGTGSNPVFRPNNVSIRQRVFGVAGLARTKENFPALGAEGGDGSGATSVNEGFSSKITASSLLKPGQPSSSSSSSGNSQPSTSMMIHVSNRPSTASSSKSSATAKKAAVADFPALPGTKSKKSDLYADMEGSTNGMVNLNAMAAKHRAMADDYVSVSSVVSKVATVQAKDTAKKTVPQNVVPSVNSTKAFPTLGDPKPSGAKPAQWLVANKVNSTSFPASSSSAASATKKKPAPAPNLKEESNFVNLNALTGKKSSGVESFVVAAASSKDKNASDKRNNNNNNNEQAQSKVGKAKDKSKTGSNGSGDSRNNKENETLPGDNFPALGGGQVADFALANLGGGSSAGSASSKRGPPGFENVNLNNNNNGARKVPGPPPGFSNVTVNSVARNANNLTFTSSSGESYDILPGTYSYVAPSNSSKRNQNLVTQFQRSLKKDDALTEFRTISQMFRDGSYNPGPYYEHCRVALGDRFHEIFPELLVLLPNITKQQELYLVYCQDPANKHKIGTKSTSKFALEVCHVCKQVLVRDDLTEHFQSHYMENNFPKLDKGPGLGDGKLASSSAWRK encoded by the exons ATGGCCAACTATCACCAGCACCATCGGGAACGCCGTGGCGGAGGTGGaggtggcggcggcggtggccatCGGCACTACAGAAACAACCACTCGGGGGCCAACGGAGGTGGCCAcaaccagcaacagcagcagcagcaacaacagcaaccgCCAAGTGCCAAACGTTCGTCTCCGTCGGAATCGTCAACGTCGGAGGCGAACGACTCGACCTGTGTGGTCTGCTTCAAGCCGATTCTGATCTACGCCATCGGCGAGTGTGACCACCTGTGCTGTTTCGAGTGTTCGGCCCGGATCCGGGTGCTGTGCCGGCAGAATGATTGTCCCATTTGCCGGCGCGATCTGGCCAAGGTCATCTTTGCCAAGACGATGGCCCCGTACCGGGAGTTGGACGTGCGGAACCGGTCCGGGTTGTACGATAAAAAGTACCGGATCTGTTTCACCGACGGGGACGTTCAGCAGGCCTTCTTCGAGCTGTTGGACAACAAGTGCCCAAG ATGCGACGAGAAAAACTTTCCCAAGTTCGACCAGCTGCGGGAGCACGTCCGGAAACGGCACGAGCTGTTCTACTGCGACATTTGTACCGAGCACCTGAAGATCTTCTCGTCGGAACGGCGCTGCTACAGCCGCCAGGAACTGGCCCTGCACCGGCGGGTGGGCGACCCGGACAACGTCGGCCATCGGGGCCATCCGCTGTGCGAGTACTGCGACAAGCGCTTCCTGGACAAGGACGAACTGTTCCGGCATCTGCGGAAGGAGCACTTTTTCTGCCACTTTTGCGACGCCGACGGGGCTAATCACTTTTACGG GGACTACGACACGTTGCGGGACCACTTCCGGCAGGAGCACTACCTGTGCGAGGAGGGCGAATGCGAGCAGGAACAGTTTACGGCGGTGTTCCGGTCCGAGATTGACCTGCGCGCTCATCGCGCTTCCGCCCACGGCAAGTCGATGAACAAGCTGGCGAACAAGCAGACGCGGACGCTGGAGTTGGAGTTTTCGTACGCGCCGCGACATCGGGAAGGTGCCGGTGGGCCAGGGGCAGGAAGTGGCCCCGGAGGTGGTGGCAGTGGTAGGGGACGGGGAGGGCCACGTGAGGGAGGAGGCGGAGGAGGTCGAGGTGGCCACGCGGGTGGTCACGACAACCAGCGGGAGTTTGACGCGTTTGTGGGAGATCTTGGCATGATGACCCAGCACGCCCCCAAGCGGATAGACGCCAGCAGTGAGCAGGACTTTCCGACGCTCGGTGGCACCGGAAGCAATCCGGTGTTCCGACCGAACAATGTGTCCATACGGCAGCGCGTGTTTGGAGTGGCCGGTTTGGCCAGGACTAAGGAGAACTTTCCGGCGCTCGGAGCGGAGGGTGGAGACGGTTCCGGAGCGACCAGCGTCAACGAGGGCTTTAGCAGTAAGATTACGGCCAGCTCGTTGTTAAAGCCAGGTCAACCGAGTagtagtagcagcagcagcggcaacAGTCAACCCAGCACCAGTATGATGATCCACGTGTCGAACCGACCTTCAACGGCTTCCTCGTCAAAGTCTTCTGCCACGGCGAAGAAAGCGGCTGTGGCGGATTTTCCAGCGTTACCGG GAACAAAGAGTAAAAAATCGGACCTGTACGCGGACATGGAAGGCAGCACCAACGGAATGGTCAACCTGAACGCGATGGCGGCCAAGCACCGCGCCATGGCCGACGATTACGTGTCCGTTTCGAGTGTGGTCTCCAAGGTGGCCACCGTCCAGGCAAAGGACACCGCCAAGAAAACCGTGCCCCAGAACGTCGTCCCGAGTGTCAACTCGACCAAGGCGTTCCCCACGCTCGGCGATCCAAAGCCCAGCGGTGCCAAACCTGCCCAGTGGCTGGTGGCCAACAAGGTCAACTCGACGTCCTTCCCCGCGTCCTCGTCGTCAGCCGCTTCGGCTACTAAGAAAAAACCCGCTCCGGCACCGAATTTAAAAGAGGAAAGTAACTTTGTCAACCTGAACGCGTTGACGGGCAAAAAATCGTCTGGGGTGGAAAGTTTCGTAGTCGCTGCTGCGTCGTCAAAGGACAAGAACGCCAGTGACAAgcggaacaacaacaacaacaacaacgagcaAGCTCAGTCTAAGGTGGGCAAGGCCAAGGACAAGAGTAAAACGGGTAGCAACGGCAGCGGAGACTCGCGAAATAATAAGGAGAATGAAACGCTTCCCGGGGATAACTTCCCCGCTCTCGGTGGCGGTCAGGTCGCGGATTTCGCGTTGGCCAATCTGGGTGGGGGAAGCAGCGCCGGGTCGGCAAGTTCCAAGCGGGGACCGCCCGGCTTTGAGAATGTCAAtttaaacaataacaacaatGGGGCGCGGAAGGTGCCGGGACCGCCGCCCGGGTTCAGCAACGTGACGGTGAATTCGGTGGCGCGAAACGCGAACAATTTGACCTTTACGAGCTCTAGTGGGGAGAGCTACGACATTCTGCCTGGGACGTACAGTTACGTGGCGCCGTCCAACTCGAGCAAGCGGAATCAG AATCTTGTGACCCAGTTCCAACGCTCGCTGAAAAAGGACGACGCGCTGACCGAGTTCCGCACCATCTCGCAGATGTTCCGCGATGGTTCGTACAACCCGGGACCGTACTACGAGCACTGCAGGGTCGCTTTGGGAGACCGATTCCATGAAATCTTCCCGGAATTGCTGGTCCTGTTGCCTAACATCACCAAACAGCAG GAACTGTACCTGGTGTACTGTCAGGATCCGGCCAACAAGCATAAGATCGGAACGAAAAGCACCAGCAAGTTCGCGCTCGAGGTGTGTCACGTGTGCAAGCAGGTTCTGGTGCGGGACGACCTGACCGAGCACTTCCAGTCGCACTACATGGAGAACAACTTCCCCAAGCTGGACAAGGGCCCGGGCCTGGGGGACGGCAAGCTGGCGTCGTCGTCCGCCTGGCGGAAATAA